The genomic window attcacattcatagttatgattgctaactgtgtatttccctctagACTAATCTCTTCTGTTTAATCTcatcttctcatcttttttttaactgtcatcaaaagtttgttttgcttctgaATAATGCCTCTTTTAATTTACTCCACCTATTATCATTCCTCCTTTCACTTATTACCTTTCCCTTTTGTTTGTGTCTTGAGCTTCCCTATCATTAAGGAACATTTTcatggtcaggttcttttttgttattgttgtttgctcatttttccaagatatttcttgactttggactttgttAGCAGTGGGTTCTGCTTATTGCTAGGTGGGGGGGTTTCTATACCAAGCTTCAAGCTGGTTCACTCTTCTGATTTCACAACTAGTTCTGGAGGCTTATAAGTCTTAGGTTCTGTCAAGGTGGTGTGATATAGTAAGATGTGTGGTCACTGCTTTCTTGGTCTGCACCCTGGTCCTTACCCAAGTATAGCCCCTATTCCCTTGAGACCACAAGGATTcctctctgccctggaactgCAACCCTGAACTAAGTAGTTGGCAATGCAGTTGCCAAATGGCATAGCCTCTATACCCTTATGATCTCTTTCTGACCAGGTGCTGAATCTCTTTACCATCTCTGGGTGGTGAGGGCTTCCTCATTATTGCTAATGGCTATTTCCAAAGCCCATAGCTGCCTCACAGTGCTTCTAGTCAGCCTATACCCCAGTATAACAGACTTCTCCTTCTGTTCTCCTAAATTGTCCTAGGAGGGAAAAATGTTTCACTTTAGCCTTTTGTTGCTTATAACACTTTAGAATTTGATTTGATGCATTATTTTAGTTACTAAGAGAAGAATATTGGAAGAATTCAGTGAGAATTCCctttctactccaccatcttggctctacctcatcatttttcaaaaaaaaggaagagaagaaagttctTAAAGTCTCAAAGAGTGAATCCAATGTCAATAACACATTAAAAATACAcagaatgggttcaaatctggtttcaaacccttcctagctgtaggagcaagtcctgagcaagtcactaatccccagttgcctagccattatcattcttctgctgtggaattaatacttagtatttattctaagaaagtaagggtttttttttcccaaaaaaacaCACAGAGTATCCAAAGAGTTTCAGAAGGGGAAACAAAAATGTGATAATTTTGTTACTTCATCATTAAATTTAATACATACTTGAAAACTGTATATAGCAGAAGTTTACATATTCACATACAGTTACATGTTTTTtctcttattaaaatattttattatatattctcatttatttgtatagttatttatatgcatatatgggtatttgtgtatatatatgtatatatatacacatgtgtgtgtatctGATATATGTAGATACTATATAAGGTGGCTAGCTGGAATGTGGTatgcatagatatagatatagatatagactaATATAGATATAGACCttgatcagtgatggtgaacctatggcatgcatgccaaaaagggcacacagaatcttctctgtgggcatgcctggaATCACcagccagagttcattactagaaagccagaggggctCAAGGTGgagctcttccctccccttccatgtgcctgaagacattcctcacttccttctgcccagcaacccaggagaagcacttcctccctcctggtCTGGGATAAGGTgctggggggagaagggggataGGGCTTACATCCTGTGTGAAAGTGTGACACCGACAGCAGCCTGTTGAGTTTGTtgtgaaggtgattcctgtggtggggttggagaggagctaagTTTGAGGGGAGCAGAGTTCACAGTATGGCACATAgctggagaggagcagagcccTGGGgctactctcctccccctctcatCATCTACCTTTCTACCCAGAAGCCCAAAGAAAGTttgtcctccctcccctgtctaagATAAAGGGGGTGCTGGGGGATGGGGTCTggtactctgtctctaaaaggtttgtcatcactgaccTAAAATAATTTGTGATCCAATCAATCTTTCCAAGGGAGAATATGATTATCTACCTTTTGAAGAGATAAGAGGCCTATGGATATATACTCATTCCATAATTTTTAAACTGTTCTACCTATCTGGCCCTGCTGTTCTCTCCTAAGGATTTAAAAATTGCTTCTCATtgaatctcttttccttctctactttGTGGTGGTGATGGTGCAAGAGAAGTAACACTATGTTTAGAGTCTTTCTCCCACCCATTCCTCCCCTTCTTGCCTTTGTTTCTGGACAAAGTAGCCATTctactcttccctttctcttctaaaCTCACTGTAATCAAGCATTTACCCTCAGTATTCAACAGATAATGCTCTCTCCATAATTACCTAGGATTACATAATCTCCAGAttgaatggccttttctcaaactTTATCTTCCTTGGAAAGCCAGCTATCATGGGAGAGataaggtttagatcaacatctcacactctacaccaagataaattcagaatgggtgaatgacttaaatataaaggaaactataagtaaattaggtgaacatagaatagtatacctgtcagatctatgggaaaggaaagattttaagaccaagaaataGATagggaatattacaaaatgtaaaatgaataattttgattacattaaattaaaaaggttttatgcaaacaaagccaatgcaaccaaagttagaTGGGAAGCCACAGATTGGGGAAAAATCGTTATGActaaaacctctaacaaaggtctaattactcaaatttataaggcactaaaccaattgtacaaatcatgtcattccccaattgacaaataggcaagggacatgaacaggcaattttcagataaagaaatcaaaactatcaataagcacatgaaaaagtgttctaaatctcttataactagagaaatgcaaatcaaaattactctgaggtgtcacctgacacctagcagattggctaataagacagaaaaagaaagcaataaatgttagaggggatgtggcaaaattgggacattactgcattgctgatagagttgtgaattgatccaaccattctggaaggcaatttggaattgtgctcaaaggactttaaatgactgcctgtcctttgatccagccataccattgctgggtttatacccaaagagataataaggaaaaagacctgtacaagaatattcatagctgcgctctctgtggtggcaaaaaattggaaaatgaggggatgcccttcaattggggaatggctgaagaaattgtggtatatgttggtgatggaatactattgtgctcaaaagaataatgaaccggagggattccatgtgaactgaagctacctccaggaattgatgcagagtaaaaggagcagaaccaggagaacatggtacacagagactaataaacTGTGGCACAAATGAATGCAGTGGACTACtctcaaagctgggagggacctgAGAACACAGAATATCCCATGTCAGTGCTCAGAAAAACCTTAAAACCATGTCAAGGATGAGAGGGACCTTGAGACAATCACTGTCAGAGCTGTAGTTGGAACCTGCTGAATGTCAGGCCTGGAAAGGGCTCTAAAACTTAAGAGCATGgaaagtcagagctgggaggacacttagaacatggaatgtcagagctgagaatcCACTTTGAGCAAATTATGTCAGAGCAGGGAAGGACTCTAGAACTTAGTGTCAGTACTTCAACAGGGGCCAGAAAATGGAATaatagagctagaagggcccATGGAACATAAAATGTCAAGAGCTGAGAGGCCCATTAGAACTCCCATGGAGAGCTAGGAGacctttagaaaataaaattcgaGAGGAGGGAAATAAAGCTCTACTTTGGAATTTGGGGTCCAGAGGACATGCCCCTGGCAAGAGAGAGAACACTGtaacttgggggtgggggggagtagGTCACTGACTCAACACTCCTGTGGGAGAGAAGCAGGGGGCAGACAGACAGGATACAGCCCAGAAGGAGTCATTCCCCCACACTACCATCTTGTGGCTCCAGCTTTAACTGGCCACCTTGTTTTGTTTCCCCCTTGAAGTATCCACACAATTCCAGGCTCTAGTCAATGTTGTATCACTCATCCTTGGCATGGCCTGAAGGGGAGGGGCTGGAGAAAATCAAACAGAGAATATCAGGGCTGGGAAGGACCCTGGAGATCATCTGAACCAACTCCTAGCCCTTATCTGTAGCATGAGGGGGTTGGACCAAGTGATCCTAACCATCTCTGGATCACAGGACATCTTGGGATCTCTCAGTTGAGATCACAGAACTAAAGACCTTGGTAACCATCCATTTCAGCAAACTCATTTCACACTTGGGAAAACTGAGAGCACAACTCAGGATTCCCTGAGGTAAATACAGCAGGCTTTATAAAGAAGAGTCATGTGGGAACTCTGACCCTAAGAACACTGATTCTAGGGTCCCAGCACCTATGTATGAGAGGAGGGTTCTGGGCagggtcagtcctggggaaaatgccCAGAATCAAATGACCAGACCAGGGAGAGCACAGGGCTAGGTGGCTAGAAGCCCTAAAGGAAATCTTTGGTCAATCCAAACCAAGTCAACAGGCATTGATGaaggacctactgtgtgccagggcaaagaaagacaaaaccagtccctgccctcaagcagcttccAATCTAATGTTATTGGTGTGTTCCAGGTCTAAGGATAATGGAGAACTCCTTGGGGCTCCTTCCAAATGCTTCAGACATCCTCTTCCCTGAGGAGCCTTCACCATCTATCATTCACCAAACCTTCTGGACCATCGCTCTCATCATCGACTGTTTAGTCTTTCTGCTGGGCATAACTGGCAATGGGCTGGTGATCTGGGTGACAGGCTTCCGGATGACTCGCATAGTCACCACTGTCTTGTTCCTCAACTTGGCCTCAGCTGACTTCGCCTTTATTGCCTTCCTGcccttcatcatcatcactacAGCCCTGCAACCCCATTGGCCCTTTGGTTGGTTCCTCTGCAAACTCATTAGCTCCCTGCCTGTCTTTAATATGTCTGCCAGTGTCTTCCTGCTGACACTCATCTCTCTTGACCGCTGTGTCTCTGTCCTCTGGCCAGTGTGGGCCAGGAATCACCACACACCTGCCCGGGCAGCCATGGCTGCTGTAGGGGCCTGGATTTTTGCCCTGGCTATCTCTTTCCCAACAGTCATCTTCCAGACTACAGACACAGAGGATGGGAAAACCTTTTGCTACTCTGACTTGGACCCCTGGAATGAGACAGGAGCTGATGAAGCCCTGTATGATGCCCTGGCTGAGAGCCGCCTCTGGTCCCTGGTGCTCAGCCGATTCTTCCTTGGTTTTGTCATCCCTCTAGTCATCATCAGTGTCTGCTATGGCCTTATAGCAGCCAGGCTCTGCAGTGGAATGAAGATGGTCAAGTCCAGTAGGCCCTTCAAGGTCCTCACAGCTGTGGTGACTGCCTTCTTCCTCTGCTGGCTCCCTTATCATGTGATGTCTATGAGGGACATCACATGATGTCCAGGGAGATGTTCAGGGAGAGACTCCTCAGAACCCTGCCAGCTGCCCTGGAGCGGGCTCTCAGTGAGGAATCTGGCCCAACGGGCATCACAGGGAACTGCTCCAACTCTGCCCCTGCAGCCACTGATGTGGAAAGCCAGGGGTTATGAGGAGGCTCCTTATCTTCTGTGATCCTTCTTCAGGTCTGGTTTCCTCTCCCTTCATACAGGCTGTGGTCTCTATGCCACCTTCTAAAATCCTTTTTGGCTCTAACATTCTGTTTTTAGTTCCCCCACTCTAGCACCTGCACTCagtgttctaaggccccttctgcGGATGGCAGTCTATGCTTTAGGCCAGCTGGTACTTTTAGGCTCTCACCTTTTCTAGGCTGTGTTCTAAGGCCTCACCACTCTACCTGCTTAACAAACTATGCCATAGAAAACCAGCCATCTAAAAGCCTTCCTAGATGAGACACAGGTCCAGATCCCCAATGGGTCTAGCCATCCTCAGCTCATAGTCCTTCTCCGGTCCCCTGGGAGGGATAGCACTCTCATGCTCCCTCCCTGGAGGCCATCACCCTCATTCACTTACCTCTTCAAACCCTCTCAGGTTTTGAAACCTCTTCTCATGACCTCTCCCTCTTTCATCAAGTTCCTTCCCTTGGTTCCTTTGGGCTGGCAGAAATTGCTCCACCCTTCAAATCAGT from Monodelphis domestica isolate mMonDom1 chromosome 4, mMonDom1.pri, whole genome shotgun sequence includes these protein-coding regions:
- the LOC100028775 gene encoding formyl peptide receptor 2-like, giving the protein MENSLGLLPNASDILFPEEPSPSIIHQTFWTIALIIDCLVFLLGITGNGLVIWVTGFRMTRIVTTVLFLNLASADFAFIAFLPFIIITTALQPHWPFGWFLCKLISSLPVFNMSASVFLLTLISLDRCVSVLWPVWARNHHTPARAAMAAVGAWIFALAISFPTVIFQTTDTEDGKTFCYSDLDPWNETGADEALYDALAESRLWSLVLSRFFLGFVIPLVIISVCYGLIAARLCSGMKMVKSSRPFKVLTAVVTAFFLCWLPYHVMSMRDIT